TGGAACTGGTCCAAAAACTTGTTCAACATGCGGTGGAAGTGGTCAAGTTAGACGAGCTACAAGAACACCTTTTGGTAATTTCACACAAGTTGCTGAATGTCCTTCATGTAATGGAGCTGGTCAGATAATTGCAGATCCATGTTTAAGTTGTGGAGGTAATGGTGTTAAGCAAGTTAGAAAAAAATTACGAATTAATATTCCTGCAGGAGTTGATACTGGTACTAAATTAAGGGTTTCTGGAGAGGGAAATATCGGCTTAAAAGGAGGTCCACCTGGAGATCTTTATGTTTTTATTAAAGTTAAAGATGATTCAAAACTTAAAAGAGATGGTGTGACTATTTACTCAGAAATTGCTGTGAGTTATTTACAGGCAATATTAGGAGATACTGTTGAAATTACTACAGTTGATGGAAATGTTAATTTAAAAATTCCAAGTGGCACTCAACCAAATACAACTCTTTCACTTGAGAATAAAGGCGTACCTAGACTTGGAAATCCAGTTGCTAGAGGTAATCATGAAGTTCTAGTAAAGGTAAAATTGCCAACCCGTATAACTGACGAAGAGCGAAAGCTTTTAGAGGGTTTAGCTTCTCAATATTCAGATAAAAATATCAATTCAAATAGTGGACTATTTAGTAAATTATTTGGTAAAGAATCCTAATGACTCCTTTAAAGTATTTGGATCTTAAATCTGTTCCATGTCCTTTAAACGTCGTCAAAATTAAATTGGCTTTAGAGAATTTATCAAAAAATGAACAACTTATAGTTGAAATAGATAAAGGT
The Prochlorococcus marinus XMU1405 genome window above contains:
- a CDS encoding sulfurtransferase TusA family protein; protein product: MTPLKYLDLKSVPCPLNVVKIKLALENLSKNEQLIVEIDKGEPEEMVLNNLKEMRCLFKQIKENEKFIKIKILNENS
- the dnaJ gene encoding molecular chaperone DnaJ — translated: MADFYQILGVSRDADADTLKRAYRKLARQYHPDVNKEPGAEDKFKEIGKAYEALADPEKRARYDQFGEAGLGGAAGMPDMGDMGGFADLFETFFNGFGGQNPQGGRAQRRGPQQGDDLRYDLNVDFKDAIFGQQREIKIPHLEKCEVCRGTGAKPGTGPKTCSTCGGSGQVRRATRTPFGNFTQVAECPSCNGAGQIIADPCLSCGGNGVKQVRKKLRINIPAGVDTGTKLRVSGEGNIGLKGGPPGDLYVFIKVKDDSKLKRDGVTIYSEIAVSYLQAILGDTVEITTVDGNVNLKIPSGTQPNTTLSLENKGVPRLGNPVARGNHEVLVKVKLPTRITDEERKLLEGLASQYSDKNINSNSGLFSKLFGKES